The Methylocaldum marinum genome includes the window AGAAAAACAGCCGATTACTGCTTACGGCCAGGCTTCCAAATGGCGAATTTCTTGCGACCGGGCTCAGAACAATCGCAGTTGCATTCTGAAGCCGGTCAGACGACCCTGCACCGGGTTACGCCGACGAAACCGGCGAGGGCGCTGCCGAACAACCGGGTCGCAGGAGGGAACCGGCTGCCCGGAGATTCCTCCATCGCCAGATCAGGGCAGTTTGAAGCCGGTGATCCTGACCAAATCGTCGGTGGGGTAATCGTCGTAAGCGGCACAGTCGTCGCCGGCGGCGCAGTTCGCGTCGTCGCTGTGCTGAATGAACAGATAGGCCGTCTTACCGTCGCCGGTGAAGGTAAAGCCGGTGGGTTCCGCGCTCTTGTCGCGCACAGACAAAATTTTCACGCAGCCGTCGGTCTTGATGTCGCGATCGGCGCCGTCCGGCAGACACGCGAAGATATCGCCGAAGTTATGATCTTCTATGACATACATGTTGCCCGTGACGGGCTGGAAAGCCAAATTGTCGACGGAGTTGAAGTCCGAGTCGCCCTCGACCACACGGTTGACCACAGCCACGCCGAAACCGCGGGTCTGATCGCTGTCGGCCAGATAGACCAGCCCGGTGGCCGCTACCGTCTTCTCGCCGGTGCCCATCGGATTGGTGTCCACCATGCACAGAACTTCGCCGTAGTTCTTGGCGCCTTCGTTACCGGTGTTGGTCCAACAGAATTTCGCACCGGGACCGGCGTAGGTGGGATCGAAATGTCCGTCTTCCGGGCGGTAATAGCCGGTGGCGCCGTTGGCGTTGGCGGAAGCACGTGCATCTATGCATTGACCTTCACCCAGGCGCCTTCGCCGACTTCGCAGCCCTGCCCGAACTGCGGAAAACCGCCGCTGGTGCGCGCCTGGCAGGATGCCTGGTAAGCGTAAACGCTGCCGACTGCCAAGGGTGACTGACCGAGATCGGTAACCGGCAAGCCGTTCCAAGGCGTGCTCGGCACGAACTTGAAGATCGAGCCGCCGTCGGCGTCCGGGCCGCCGGTGCCGGGCCGTTCTTCGTCGCCGGCATACACTACGCCTTCCTGAGTGATGTCGAGCCCCTCCCAGGCGATGATCGGCATGGCGATCCGCTTCACAATGTTGGAAGCCGTGGGTCCGGAAATCGTGCCCAGGGCCCGATCCGCCACAGTGTTCTCGGTGGTATTGAGCGGCTCGATAATTTCGTAGAAACCGCCGTCGTCGGTTTCTTCAGTCGCCACGATGGTATTCCAGGGCGTACGGCGAATGCCGTCACAGCCACTCATACCGCGCAGCAGGGTTTCGACAGCGCCCGGTAGACAGATCGATGCGCTGCACGGAAGGATTGAATTTGCCCGGAGCGATTTCCGCACGACCGCCCTCGACGCAACTGATGATGTGCGTCGGCGCCGTGTCATTGGGCCAAAAAGTGATCATGTCGGAGACACCGCCAGCCTTGCGGGTCACGATTTCGGCGGTCAGGCCCTTGGCCAACTTTATCAGATCGCCGGCGGTCTGGCCGTGAGCGCGCGGAACGCTGACGGTTTCAGAAGCCGTCAGCGGCTTGACCACTCCGAAATACCGGTAGGATTCGGCGTTCAGCAACCGTTCGACTTGTTTGCCGAAATCGGCCGCGACCACGGAACCGGAAACCGTGCTGGCTACCGCGACTGAAAGAATGGTTTTTTTCATGTCTTGTTTCCTCGAATCGATGATGCGTCGGAAGGTCTGAATCTTCTGGCTGATGAAGACCAGCGACGCCCAAGGGTAGCGGCCGACTATGTCAGGATTATGTCCGAGTTGTTTCATCGACATGACAGGTACGCGCACACTCTCGGCGCGAAAGGCAATGCCGCGGCAGGCGGTAAGGGTGGATTGTTCAGAAGGAATTCTTGTGCCGCCGCCGAGCAAGATGCGACCGAAACCTCGACGAGCCGTATCGACGAATGATCGACGGCGGGCTGCGCTTGGTCGAGGCCGGGTCTTATGTCCGCTCGGTTTCTAGCAGTACGGCCGCGATCCGCTCCACCGCCCACTCGATTTCCTTGCGCTCGATGACGAGCGGCGGCGCGAAGCGGATGACCGTCTGGTGAGTCTCGCGGGTGAGAATGCCGTTGGCCATCAGCTTCACGCAGAAATCGCGGCCGGATATCCCCGGAACCAGTTCCAGGCCGATGAACAGGCCTTTGCCGCGCACCTCGCGAATGAGGGGGCTCTTCAGACTCCGCAGCCCTTCGAGAAAATACGCGCCCAGTTCGGCCGAGCGCTCGGCCAGCCCTTCCTCGACGATCACGTCGAGCGCCTCCAGTCCGACCGCCGCGGCCAGCGGATTGCCGCCGAAGGTGCTGCCGTGATGGCCCGGGCCGAACACGCCCATCACTTCTCGGCCCGCCAGGAACGCCGACACCGGCAACAAACCGCCGCCCAAGGCCTTGCCGAGAATCAGGCCGTCCGGTTTCACGCCCTCGTGCTCGGAAGCCAGGAATTTTCCGGTCCGCCCCAGTCCGGTCTGGACCTCGTCGCACAACAGCAAGACCTTCCGCTCCCGGCAAATCCGGGCGCATTCGGCGAGATAACCCGTCGGCGGGACGACGATGCCGCCCTCGCCTTGGATCGGCTCGACCAGAAACGCCGCCGTGTTCTCGGTGATCGCGTCGGCCAGGGCCGCGGAATCGCCGTACGGGATCAGTTTCAAGCCCGGCGGAAACGGTCCGAAGCCTTCGCGGTAGCCGGGCTCGGACGAGAGACCGACGATCGCGATGGTGCGCCCGTGGAAATTGCCTCGACAGGCGATGATTTCGGCGCGGTCCCGCGCCACGCCCTTGACCCGATACGCCCATTTGCGGGCGGCTTTCAACGCGGTCTCCACGCCTTCGGCGCCGGTATTCATCGGCAGCGCCATGCCCTGTCCGGTCAGTTCGCAAACCCGCTCGAGGAAAGGCGCCAGCCGGTCGCTGTGAAAGGCCCGCGAGGTGATGGCCAGCCGCTTTGCCTGCTCGGTCAAGGTTCGGACCAGGCGCCGATGGGCATGACCGTGACTCGCGGCGGAATAGGCACCCATCATGTCCAGATAGCGTTTCCCTTCGACGTCCCAAAGGTAAACGCCCTCGCCCCGGGTCAAAACCACCGGCAAGGTGTCGTAGTTGTGCGCGCCATAACGTTCGGTGAGGCCGAGAACCTCTTCCGCCCGCACGGATCGTTCGGGAACCGCGGCGGCCAGCAAGAGACCGCCGGCCAGATAAAGCGTGGCGCGATTCCTGTCGCGCGGAGGATCGAATTCGACGATCTCGATGCCGAGAAAATCCGGGTTGCCCTGAAGCAGGGCCAAAGCGCCCTCCATCTCCGCGCCGGAGATACCGCCCGCCACCGGCGTCGTCACCCCCGGCGCATCTTTCGGATCGATGGCGTCGAGATCGAGCGTGACGCCGAAACCGGCCGTGCCGGACCGGACGATCGTCAGCACTTCGGCCATGACTTCGTTCAGGCCGCGCCGCAAGACTTCGTCGAGATAAAAGACGCGGACGCCCAGCCACTCCAGCAGGGCGCGCTCGGCCGGCTCGAAACTGTGGACGCCGACCAGGCAGACATGCTTGGGGGACAGCTTCGGGCTAAAGCCGCCCAGGTTCACCAAGGACGGTTCGCCGAAACCGAACAGGCATGCGAGCGGCATGCCGTGCAGCGCGCCGCTGGGGCTGGTCTCCGGGATGTGGCTGTCCATGTGGGCGTCGATCCAGATCAGCCCCAAAGGGCCTCGCTCCGCCAAGGCCGCCGCCGCGCCGGTCCAGGTGCCCACCGCGCAGGAATGGTCGTCTCCCAAGACAGCGAAGAATTCGCCGGCTCGCACGGCACCCTCGGTTTCCTGCGCTGTGCGCCGGCAGAGATCCGCCACCTTGGACACCTTGTCCGGTATTCGGTGAGGATGGAGAATCGTGTGCCAGGCGGCGGAAACGCCCCGGTTCGCCAGCCTTAGGTCCAGGCCCACAGTACGCATGGATTCCGGCCCGGTCTCGGCGTCCCGATCGAATGCCACCCCGATGAGTCGTAGCTGTTTCAGAGTACTGTCAGTCATAAGAGATGATCCGAGAAGTACTGAACCGGCCTCCAATCTATCACACTCACGGTTCGCCGCTCATGCTCATCCGCCACTTTCCCTTAGAGACGGTTTGCTGCACTCTGTTCTGGGCCGGCCCCCACTGTGGAACCCTGATGCGGGGCGCCGGCCGAATCCTTTGGACGATTTTGAGGTGGGGTCATGAACGACACGGCTTTCGAGCGAGAGCTACGCGAAATCGGCGAAAACCTTTACCGGCTGGCCGGCACGTCGCCGCCCTCTCTGTTCGACCCGCGGGGGCTCCGGGGACGCGTGCTGATGCGGGCGATGCGCGACGAAGGCTTGCGCGCCGCGCTATTCCAGTTCGTCGACGTGCTTCCGGTACTCGAAACCGACCGTGACTTGGCCCGCCACTTCCGGAACTATCTGGCGCCCCACGCCGAACGTCTCCGAGGACTGTGGGGCCGGATGTTCAAACTGGGCGGCCATTCCATGAGCGGTTTCGTGCTGCGCAGCGCCGTATCGCGCCTGGCGCGTCAATTCGTCGTGGAAGAACGGAGCGATCGCCTGAACCGGGCGCTGGACGCCATCTCCCGCATACCGGCGGCGGTCACGGTCGACGCCGTCGGCGAAGCGGCCCTGAGCGAACGGGAATGCGATGTTTATCTGAGCCGATATCTGTCGCTGCTCGATCTGCTGGCGGCGAACGGCTCGCCGATCGGAAACCCGCCCATCCATATCTCCGTCAAACTCTCGGCCCTGACTGCCCATTTCGATCCACTGGACTACGCCGGCGTGCGCCGCCGCGTGTTCGATCGGCTGCAACCTTTGCTGGCAAGACTCCGCGAACTCCGGGCCGGCATGACCGTGGACATGGAACACTACGAACTCAAGTCCCTGACCCTGCGCCTGTTCCGTGACCTGGTGGAGAGCGAGGGACACGACGGCTGGTATCCCGGAATCGCCCTGCAAGCCTATCTCCCGGAAACGGCCGACGATCTTCGCGAGCTCATCGACTGGGCGAAGCGCGCACAACGCCGCGTGTCCGTACGACTCGTCAAGGGGGCCTACTGGGACACGGAGGTCGCCCTGGCCGAACAGCGCAATTGGCCGGTTCCCGTATTTCTCGACAAACCGGCCACCGACGCCCGGTTCGAATCGCTGGTCGATCTCTTGTTCCGGCATACCGATGCGGTCTATCCCGCCGTGGGCAGCCACAATCTTCGGAGTCTCGCCTACGCCATCGCGTCGGCGTCCCGGCAAGGCCTTTCCAAGGCCGACTGGGAAGTCCAGATGCTTTACGGCATGGCCGAACCCTTGCGCCACGCGGTAACCGCATCGGACGTCGCGCTTCGGATTTATCTCCCCACGGGAGAGCTGATACCGGGCATCGCTTATCTGATCCGCCGCCTGATGGAAAACACCGCCAATACCTCCATCCTGCGGCAGACCTATGTCGAAGGCGCCGATTTGGACGATCTGTTGGCCAAGCCGGAGCGGTCCGAACCCCGAACGGAGACGCCG containing:
- a CDS encoding alkaline phosphatase PhoX — its product is MLPGAHQRRFSAVRAGLRSRRRRLGEGQCIDARASANANGATGYYRPEDGHFDPTYAGPGAKFCWTNTGNEGAKNYGEVLCMVDTNPMGTGEKTVAATGLVYLADSDQTRGFGVAVVNRVVEGDSDFNSVDNLAFQPVTGNMYVIEDHNFGDIFACLPDGADRDIKTDGCVKILSVRDKSAEPTGFTFTGDGKTAYLFIQHSDDANCAAGDDCAAYDDYPTDDLVRITGFKLP
- the rocD gene encoding ornithine--oxo-acid transaminase, which codes for MTDSTLKQLRLIGVAFDRDAETGPESMRTVGLDLRLANRGVSAAWHTILHPHRIPDKVSKVADLCRRTAQETEGAVRAGEFFAVLGDDHSCAVGTWTGAAAALAERGPLGLIWIDAHMDSHIPETSPSGALHGMPLACLFGFGEPSLVNLGGFSPKLSPKHVCLVGVHSFEPAERALLEWLGVRVFYLDEVLRRGLNEVMAEVLTIVRSGTAGFGVTLDLDAIDPKDAPGVTTPVAGGISGAEMEGALALLQGNPDFLGIEIVEFDPPRDRNRATLYLAGGLLLAAAVPERSVRAEEVLGLTERYGAHNYDTLPVVLTRGEGVYLWDVEGKRYLDMMGAYSAASHGHAHRRLVRTLTEQAKRLAITSRAFHSDRLAPFLERVCELTGQGMALPMNTGAEGVETALKAARKWAYRVKGVARDRAEIIACRGNFHGRTIAIVGLSSEPGYREGFGPFPPGLKLIPYGDSAALADAITENTAAFLVEPIQGEGGIVVPPTGYLAECARICRERKVLLLCDEVQTGLGRTGKFLASEHEGVKPDGLILGKALGGGLLPVSAFLAGREVMGVFGPGHHGSTFGGNPLAAAVGLEALDVIVEEGLAERSAELGAYFLEGLRSLKSPLIREVRGKGLFIGLELVPGISGRDFCVKLMANGILTRETHQTVIRFAPPLVIERKEIEWAVERIAAVLLETERT